One region of Macadamia integrifolia cultivar HAES 741 chromosome 11, SCU_Mint_v3, whole genome shotgun sequence genomic DNA includes:
- the LOC122093181 gene encoding uncharacterized protein LOC122093181: MADDTKEGGGGGEEERSKAPSLLLRLMSKRRTWVCLFVLVYGLLFSSSWNLLRSILSWYYATISSSSPSSSSAFGWPALYASVLCGAVFGLLSMVAALAVAVPATLVTWITVLVLLTFCGKPRRSLVIEGRKITADIVGFAIKIVLREGNMVAAVCAVLGYFALVRRAGEDD, encoded by the coding sequence ATGGCCGACGACACGAaggagggaggaggaggaggagaagaggaaagatCAAAGGCGCCCTCTTTGTTGCTGAGGCTGATGAGCAAGAGGAGGACATGGGTTTGTCTCTTTGTGTTGGTATAtggtcttctcttctcttcctcatgGAACCTCCTTCGATCCATACTCTCCTGGTATTACGCCACCATCTCTTCctcctccccttcttcttcttcggctTTTGGGTGGCCGGCCCTCTATGCCTCAGTGCTCTGCGGTGCCGTGTTTGGGCTTCTCTCCATGGTAGCAGCGCTGGCCGTGGCCGTCCCTGCTACCTTGGTGACATGGATCACCGTTCTGGTGTTACTCACCTTCTGTGGGAAGCCTCGGAGGTCGTTGGTGATCGAGGGCAGGAAGATTACGGCCGATATTGTAGGGTTTGCCATCAAGATTGTGCTCAGAGAGGGCAACATGGTCGCCGCCGTTTGTGCCGTTCTTGGGTATTTTGCCCTTGTGAGGAGGGCCGGTGAAGATGACTGA
- the LOC122093736 gene encoding uncharacterized protein LOC122093736 has translation MVLSSAAFRSSLTMATEKASFPPPPLSWKMSGVSGPRVRVRVRVSSLITSWKRQIPWIHLMLFLFNLVTVSSRKIKTSSASYASQISYHDHCNSVVPESTSRGLKLFEGDILMIRNGYFVGGDRILGNNSQLSFNFPKYVSFRPKNVYQTEASGVLMVEGNLDFRSPNTYSYLGNSTFGRSPSGRLRHRSPRFPVRRGGANFRLQGFWSASTGRLCMVGSGLSYSKREGKFLDISGVFKLTYPENSTILTSLVTGTLESLDTVDSLKYFEPISILAFSQSSYEYSLINKEIDNGFSRTTNSAEKELSRSLQSSKGICSILRRPANAFELKYRGDCDAAATNCTPLGRSTGFLPGFMSFGEVRCSNEQKMRLLLVFSNISFIGYNQPLDPKMTLVGEGAWDGEKNQLCVVACRILNFTDSLTRASIGDCSIRLNLRFPTVLSIRNRSTVVGQIWSNATANDSGDFDRVIFQAPEYGSPVVPGLKYEYTMMGGLSKLCEIKSVKNMGKKYADGYSYDMKFDMSVKNDLGQLTWGYATPLFVGDQFYEKFSRSLILVSDEEGAVSEVSTQNHSSQLNVSYTIGFTIPPEFKFGGGFLPSTNTHIAISGEGIYNGETGSLCMVGCRALDSNHKISAKNDPIDCEISINVQFPPLDAKIGSHVKGTIKSTREKSHPLYFKSLELSSSGISVIQAEESLWRMDLEITMVLISNTLACVFIGLQLHYVKKHLDMVPFISLVMLFTLTLGLMIPLLLNFEALFMADRNRQTVLLESGGWLEVNEVIVRAVTMVAFLLQFRLLQQAWSTRWSDGSHKGLWTAEIKALYVTLPLYLLGGLIAWFVHWKHNYDEAPIIRNHFVANHQQHSLWGDMRSYAGLVLDGFLLPQILFNLFLNSKEKALAPSFYFGTTVVRLLPHAYDLYRAHKYAHSFDVSYIYASHGVDFYSTAWDVIIPCGGMLFAIIIYIQQRFGGRCILPSKFRESVLYEKVPVVSS, from the coding sequence ATGGTTCTCTCGTCTGCCGCGTTTCGGAGCTCTCTAACAATGGCAACTGAGAAAGCTTcgtttcctcctcctcctctatcCTGGAAAATGTCTGGAGTCTCTGgacctagggttagggttagggttagggtttcttCGTTGATCACCTCTTGGAAGCGTCAAATTCCATGGATTCATCTCATGCTTTTCCTATTCAACCTCGTTACAGTGAGCTCCAGGAAGATCAAGACTTCGTCTGCTTCTTACGCTTCTCAAATCTCTTACCATGACCACTGCAATTCCGTCGTCCCTGAATCGACTTCAAGGGGACTCAAATTGTTTGAGGGAGATATTCTCATGATTCGGAACGGATATTTTGTCGGTGGCGATAGAATTCTTGGCAATAATTCCCAACTGTCTTTCAATTTCCCTAAATATGTGTCTTTTAGACCAAAAAATGTCTACCAAACTGAAGCTTCTGGTGTTCTTATGGTCGAGGGGAACTTGGACTTCCGAAGCCCCAACACATACTCTTATTTGGGTAATTCAACTTTTGGTCGATCTCCTTCTGGTAGGCTACGGCATCGGTCACCTCGGTTCCCCGTTCGGAGAGGCGGGGCGAATTTCAGGTTACAGGGGTTCTGGTCTGCATCGACTGGGAGGCTGTGTATGGTTGGATCTGGTCTGAGTTACTCCAAAAGAGAAGGTAAATTTCTGGATATTTCAGGTGTTTTTAAGCTTACGTATCCCGAGAATTCCACCATTCTTACTAGTTTGGTTACTGGAACTTTGGAGAGCTTGGATACGGTTGATAGTTTGAAATACTTTGAACCGATTTCCATATTGGCATTTTCTCAGAGCAGTTACGAATACTCTTTGATCAATAAAGAAATTGATAATGGGTTCTCAAGGACTACTAATAGCGCTGAGAAAGAGTTATCGCGTAGTTTACAATCAAGTAAAGGTATCTGTTCGATTCTACGTAGGCCTGCTAATGCCTTTGAATTGAAGTACAGAGGTGACTGTGACGCAGCAGCTACGAATTGTACTCCTCTGGGTAGGAGTACGGGGTTTTTGCCTGGCTTCATGTCCTTCGGTGAAGTCCGGTGTTCGAATGAACAAAAGATGCGGCTGTTGTTGGTCTTTTCTAACATTAGCTTTATTGGGTATAACCAGCCTCTTGACCCCAAAATGACTCTGGTTGGCGAGGGAGCGTGGGATGGAGAGAAGAACCAGCTTTGTGTTGTTGCTTGCCGAATCTTGAATTTTACAGATTCTTTAACTCGAGCTTCTATAGGAGATTGCTCAATTCGGCTGAACTTAAGGTTCCCCACAGTTTTGTCAATCAGAAACAGGAGCACGGTTGTGGGACAAATTTGGAGTAATGCAACTGCTAATGATTCtggtgattttgatagagttATATTCCAGGCTCCTGAGTATGGATCACCAGTGGTTCCAGGTCTCAAGTATGAGTATACTATGATGGGCGGACTAAGCAAGCTGTGTGAAATCAAGTCTGTTAAAAACATGGGAAAGAAATACGCAGATGGGTATTCATATGACATGAAATTCGACATGTCTGTGAAAAATGATCTTGGACAACTTACATGGGGTTATGCAACTCCACTTTTTGTTGGTGATCAGTTTTATGAGAAGTTCAGCCGCTCCCTCATTCTAGTATCTGACGAAGAAGGTGCTGTATCTGAAGTGAGTACTCAAAACCACAGCAGCCAGCTGAATGTCAGCTATACTATAGGCTTCACGATTCCACCTGAATTCAAATTTGGTGGTGGGTTTCTTCCAAGTACAAATACACACATAGCAATTTCGGGTGAAGGGATCTACAATGGTGAAACTGGAAGCCTATGCATGGTGGGTTGTCGGGCTTTGGACTCAAACCATAAGATATCTGCTAAAAATGATCCCATTGACTGTGAGATTTCCATCAATGTCCAGTTCCCTCCTCTAGATGCAAAGATTGGAAGTCATGTCAAGGGAACCATCAAAAGCACCCGGGAGAAGTCTCACCCTCTTTACTTCAAATCTTTAGAGCTTTCCTCAAGTGGTATTTCTGTTATTCAGGCAGAAGAATCTCTCTGGAGGATGGATCTGGAGATCACCATGGTTCTGATCTCTAACACGCTTGCTTGTGTCTTCATAGGGTTGCAGCTTCACTATGTGAAAAAGCATCTGGATATGGTTCCGTTCATCTCACTTGTGATGCTTTTCACACTTACTTTAGGGCTCATGATCCCTCTACTTCTGAACTTTGAAGCATTGTTCATGGCGGACCGTAACCGGCAGACCGTTTTGCTAGAGAGTGGTGGGTGGCTTGAAGTTAATGAAGTGATTGTAAGAGCAGTTACAATGGTAGCCTTTCTATTGCAGTTCCGTCTTCTCCAACAGGCTTGGTCAACAAGATGGAGTGATGGATCTCACAAGGGCTTATGGACTGCTGAGATTAAAGCTCTCTATGTGACTTTGCCATTGTATTTACTTGGTGGATTGATTGCTTGGTTTGTGCACTGGAAGCACAATTATGATGAGGCCCCAATTATCCGTAACCATTTTGTGGCTAATCATCAGCAGCATTCCCTTTGGGGAGACATGAGATCTTATGCTGGTTTGGTCCTGGATGGTTTTCTGCTCCCTCAGATCCTGTTCAACTTGTTCTTGAACTCCAAAGAGAAGGCTCTTGccccatcattttattttggaaccACTGTTGTCCGTTTGCTGCCACATGCATATGATCTTTATAGGGCCCACAAATATGCTCATTCCTTTGATGTATCATACATCTATGCTAGTCATGGTGTGGATTTTTACTCCACAGCTTGGGATGTTATTATCCCTTGTGGAGGTATGTTGTTTGCAATCATCATCTACATACAACAGCGGTTTGGTGGTCGTTGCATCCTTCCCTCAAAATTTAGAGAATCTGTTTTGTATGAGAAGGTTCCTGTAGTTAGCAGCTAG